In one window of Mobiluncus massiliensis DNA:
- a CDS encoding lipid II flippase MurJ: MSKREQTVTNPVAALAGAAGTVAVMTLISRIFGFGRWLAQATWVGAGTVGNAYASANQIPNVIFEVVVGGALASITIPLLAQAIAGSLKDEVNRLASALFTWTLTLLVPLGLLVFVAAEPIATVLPVSVGSDITTQNALTAYFLRVFALQIPLYGIAVVLGGILQAHHRFAWPALMPAFSSVVTIVAYAAYGALSGSNPTAYTAIAALAWGTTAGVLVLSVPLFIPVWNVGVRLKFVWKMPREKFRQALALGAYGIGALLAAQGYMLATLFLTRWGGVEGTINVFQYSQAIYLLPYALFTFPVATVVFPLMTRRFAAGQTAKAGELATSSTALIAGLSLLGVAGLIAVAPGMAAIFAWNRPIPGLEMAVVAMAPALVGYALLYHLSRVFIAVNRARHSFFAALLGWGIAAVSGWLLILVLAPSRGNGVATLIALGVGNALGMSAAGVYLLIVWGRLQVGSPVQVLKALLIAVPGAALGGVLGRLAYAGITALDLPLGVLWATLGAGLVTVACALPGLKIIATPFWKQTRAARRAPETVETTENLGKNLPPQNPFPAEPETERLEEGES, encoded by the coding sequence TTGAGCAAGCGTGAGCAAACTGTCACGAACCCGGTGGCGGCCTTAGCGGGGGCGGCCGGGACCGTAGCGGTGATGACGCTAATCTCCAGAATTTTCGGTTTCGGCCGATGGCTGGCCCAAGCCACCTGGGTCGGAGCGGGTACAGTCGGCAACGCCTACGCTTCGGCGAACCAAATCCCCAACGTGATTTTTGAAGTCGTGGTCGGGGGCGCGTTGGCTTCCATCACCATCCCCCTGTTGGCTCAAGCCATTGCCGGCTCGCTGAAAGACGAAGTGAACCGTCTCGCCTCAGCGCTGTTTACCTGGACATTGACCCTGCTGGTTCCACTGGGTTTGCTGGTTTTCGTGGCCGCCGAGCCCATCGCCACGGTGCTACCCGTTTCTGTGGGTTCCGACATCACTACCCAAAATGCGCTGACCGCGTATTTCCTGCGGGTTTTTGCGCTGCAGATTCCGCTCTATGGGATAGCTGTGGTGCTGGGGGGAATCCTGCAAGCCCACCACCGTTTTGCGTGGCCTGCCCTGATGCCGGCGTTTTCCTCCGTTGTCACCATCGTCGCTTATGCTGCCTACGGCGCTCTCAGTGGCTCCAACCCGACCGCATACACCGCTATCGCCGCCCTGGCTTGGGGAACTACCGCGGGGGTGCTGGTGCTGAGCGTTCCGCTTTTTATTCCCGTCTGGAACGTGGGGGTGCGCCTCAAGTTCGTGTGGAAAATGCCGCGGGAGAAATTTCGTCAGGCCCTCGCTTTGGGAGCCTACGGCATCGGAGCGCTGCTGGCTGCCCAGGGTTACATGCTCGCCACGCTGTTCCTGACCCGGTGGGGTGGGGTGGAAGGCACTATCAATGTTTTTCAGTATTCCCAAGCTATCTACCTGCTGCCCTACGCACTGTTCACCTTCCCGGTGGCGACAGTCGTGTTTCCCCTGATGACCAGGCGTTTTGCGGCCGGGCAGACGGCAAAAGCGGGGGAGTTGGCCACCAGTTCCACCGCGTTGATTGCCGGTCTGTCTCTGTTGGGAGTCGCTGGTCTAATTGCGGTGGCGCCCGGCATGGCAGCCATTTTTGCGTGGAACCGTCCCATTCCGGGACTGGAAATGGCGGTCGTGGCGATGGCTCCCGCCCTGGTGGGCTACGCCCTGCTCTATCACCTGTCACGAGTGTTTATCGCCGTCAACCGGGCGCGGCATTCTTTTTTCGCAGCGCTGCTAGGGTGGGGGATTGCCGCCGTAAGTGGGTGGCTGCTGATTCTCGTTTTGGCCCCTTCGCGCGGTAACGGCGTCGCCACGCTCATTGCTCTGGGTGTCGGCAATGCCTTGGGCATGAGCGCGGCTGGAGTCTACCTGCTGATTGTGTGGGGTCGCCTCCAGGTCGGCTCTCCGGTTCAGGTATTGAAAGCCCTGTTGATTGCTGTTCCGGGAGCAGCTCTGGGTGGAGTCTTGGGACGTCTAGCGTATGCGGGCATCACTGCCCTAGATCTGCCTCTGGGGGTGCTGTGGGCGACTCTCGGGGCTGGTCTGGTAACAGTAGCCTGCGCCTTGCCGGGATTGAAAATCATTGCCACGCCGTTTTGGAAACAAACCCGCGCGGCCCGCCGTGCTCCCGAAACTGTTGAAACAACTGAGAACCTTGGGAAAAACCTACCCCCGCAGAATCCTTTCCCGGCAGAACCTGAAACAGAACGTTTGGAAGAAGGCGAATCGTGA
- a CDS encoding beta-carotene 15,15'-monooxygenase, which translates to MQINFQRTNFHGRKVSLWGGTAVSVLLPVAQIISGRGNRAALRVAVAAAGSGAAGFFDDMSDSDTTNKSTKGLHGHIGALKEGRLSPGLVKMLALMATGAVAARPRRDIWGWMIQAGVIAGSANLINLLDLRPGRALKVALLGGAAGFLPAPSGCYCARRRMAATNCAVIAAALPLDLREVTMLGDTGANALGAALGATWSQGRTIRTNLVTLAAIAALTLASEKISFSKVIDSHPVLKAGDDWGRLPA; encoded by the coding sequence TTCACGGCCGGAAAGTGAGCCTGTGGGGTGGGACAGCGGTCAGCGTCCTGTTGCCGGTGGCTCAGATTATTTCGGGACGGGGTAATCGTGCGGCGTTGCGGGTCGCCGTGGCCGCAGCTGGCAGTGGTGCAGCGGGGTTCTTTGACGACATGTCAGACAGTGACACCACCAATAAATCTACGAAAGGTTTGCACGGTCATATTGGGGCTTTGAAGGAGGGCCGGTTAAGTCCCGGCCTGGTTAAAATGCTGGCCCTGATGGCTACGGGAGCTGTGGCAGCTCGACCCCGTCGCGATATTTGGGGCTGGATGATTCAGGCCGGAGTCATTGCCGGAAGCGCAAACCTGATTAATCTGCTGGATCTCAGACCGGGTCGAGCCCTCAAAGTAGCGCTGTTGGGGGGCGCAGCAGGTTTTTTGCCCGCTCCCAGCGGATGCTACTGCGCGCGTCGGCGTATGGCGGCAACGAACTGTGCCGTTATCGCCGCGGCCCTGCCTTTAGACCTGCGCGAAGTCACCATGCTGGGCGACACGGGCGCCAACGCGTTGGGAGCGGCCTTGGGAGCCACATGGTCGCAAGGAAGAACAATCCGCACCAACCTTGTGACCTTGGCTGCAATCGCCGCCCTAACCTTGGCTAGTGAAAAAATCAGTTTCTCGAAAGTCATCGACAGCCACCCGGTGTTGAAAGCCGGGGACGACTGGGGGCGTCTGCCCGCATAG